Proteins encoded together in one Papio anubis isolate 15944 chromosome 3, Panubis1.0, whole genome shotgun sequence window:
- the IL2 gene encoding interleukin-2 precursor (The RefSeq protein has 1 substitution compared to this genomic sequence), whose amino-acid sequence MYRMQLLSCIALSLALVTNSAPTSSSTKKTQLQLEHLLLDLQMILNGINNYKNPKLTRMLTFKFYMPKKATELKHLQCLEEELRPLEEVLNLAQSKNFHLRDTKDLISNINVIVLELKGSETTLMCEYADETATIVEFLNRWITFCQSIISTLT is encoded by the exons ATGTACAGGATGCAACTCCTGTCTTGCATTGCACTAAGTCTTGCACTTGTCACAAACAGTGCACCTACTTCAAGTTCTACAAAGAAAACACAGCTACAACTGGAGCATTTACTGCTGGATTTACAGATGATTTTGAATGGAATTAAT AATTACAAGAATCCCAAACTCACCAGGATGCTCACATTTAAGTTTTACATGCCCAAGAAG GCCACAGAATTGAAACATCTTCAGTGTCTAGAAGAAGAACTTAAACCTCTGGAGGAAGTGCTAAATTTAGCTCAAAGCAAAAACTTTCACTTAAGAGATACCAAGGACTTAATCAGCAATATCAACGTAATAGTTCTGGAACTAAAG GGATCTGAAACAACACTGATGTGTGAATATGCTGATGAGACAGCAACCATTGTAGAATTTCTGAACAGATGGATTACCTTTTGTCAAAGCATCATCTCAACACTGACCTGA